From Coffea arabica cultivar ET-39 chromosome 2e, Coffea Arabica ET-39 HiFi, whole genome shotgun sequence, the proteins below share one genomic window:
- the LOC113732105 gene encoding probable xyloglucan endotransglucosylase/hydrolase protein 30 translates to MHGVSRQNSLIRTQKTFDHSYQRQMDKFHFLCTKLPFLILLFLHLLCPANAALNNIATVPFGKGFSPLWGEPNIKRSADDKTVQLHLNQYTGSGFKSSDLYSHGFFSAKMKLPSDYTAGVVVAFYTTNGDVFKRTHDELDFEFLGNIRGKAWRFQTNMYGNGSTSRGREERYYLWFDPSREFHRYSILWTTKKIIFYIDNVPIREMIRNQEMGADYPSKPMALYATIWDASDWATSGGRYKTNYKYAPFIAEFTDLALHGCAADPLEEIFSSSCTEQDDQLDSASYASISPKQRMAMKNFRHKHMYYSYCYDTLRYSVPPPECLIDPSEKLRFKETGRLKFEERHRHRRSKRSRSQDIGARNYGNQDED, encoded by the exons ATGCACGGCGTTTCCAGACAAAACAGTTTGATCAGAACACAAAAAACTTTTGATCATTCATACCAGAGACAGATGGACAAGTTCCACTTTCTTTGTACAAAGTTACCATTTCTgatccttctctttcttcaccTATTGTGTCCAGCCAACGCTGCTTTGAACAACATCGCAACTGTTCCATTCGGCAAAGGATTCAGTCCGCTTTGGGGCGAACCAAACATCAAACGATCAGCAGATGACAAAACCGTCCAGCTTCATCTCAATCAGTACACAG GTTCTGGGTTCAAATCATCTGATCTCTATAGCCATGGATTCTTCAGTGCAAAAATGAAGTTGCCATCAGACTATACTGCAGGCGTCGTCGTAGCATTTTAT ACTACAAATGGAGATGTATTTAAGAGGACGCACGATGAATTAGATTTTGAGTTTTTAGGAAATATTCGAGGAAAGGCGTGGCGGTTTCAGACAAATATGTATGGCAATGGAAGTACCAGCAGAGGAAGAGAAGAACGATATTACTTGTGGTTTGACCCTTCAAGGGAATTTCATCGATATAGCATCTTATGGACCACCAAGAAGATCAT ATTCTACATCGATAATGTTCCAATTCGGGAGATGATACGCAACCAAGAAATGGGAGCAGATTATCCATCAAAGCCTATGGCTTTGTATGCAACCATTTGGGATGCTTCAGATTGGGCAACTTCTGGAGGCCGATACAAGACTAACTATAAATATGCTCCATTTATAGCTGAATTCACTGATCTTGCTCTTCATGGATGTGCGGCGGACCCTCTTGAAGAGATTTTCAGCAGCAGCTGCACCGAgcaagatgatcaactagacaGTGCAAGTTATGCTAGTATAAGTCCCAAGCAAAGGATGGCCATGAAGAATTTTAGGCATAAGCATATGTATTACTCGTATTGCTATGATACTTTGAGGTATTCTGTTCCTCCACCGGAATGCTTGATCGATCCATCGGAAAAACTAAGGTTCAAGGAAACTGGGAGGTTGAAGTTTGAAGAAAGGCACAGACACCGTAGGTCAAAGAGATCAAGGAGCCAGGATATAGGTGCTAGGAATTATGGGAACCAAGATGAAGATTAA